In Methanofollis sp., the genomic window CACCTACACATACATGGATGTCAAGATCCTTGAGCGCGAAGAGGACAAGGTGCGGATGGTCCTGAAGGGAGAGGGTCACACCTTCATGAACCCCCTCGTCGAGGAGATCCTCACCGACCTCTCCGTCGACGTGGCACGATACGAAATAAAGTACCAGTTCTCCGATCCCGAACTCCTCGTCACAACCCGCGGCGGAAAGGATCCCATCACCGTGATTCTGGAGGCCTGCGCCCGCACGAACGCCCAGTGCGACGAACTCCTCGCCCAGATCCGGGCTCAAAAGACCGCATAAGCATGAAGAGGGATGCGGCCGGCTTCGACCGGATCGCAACCCGCATCTTTTCTCCTCTCTATCCGGTGATCGCGGAGAGACTCCTTATCTGGTCGGGAAAAAGAGAAGGGCTTTGTGTCGACCTCGGTACAGGTCCCGGCCTCCTTGCCGTCGCTCTTGCCCGTGCCTCAGAGATGGACGTCCTCGCCTTCGACCTTTCCGCCGGGATGCTCGGCTTTGCCGGGGAGCACATCAGGGACGCCGGCCTTGAAGGCCGGGTCTTTCCTCTTCTCGGCGACGTCCACGCCCTTCCCTTCAGGGACGGCGCCGTCGACCTCTTCGTCTCCCGGGGTTCCATATTTTTCTGGGAAGACCGCGTCCGGGCCTTTGCGGAGGTGCACCGCACCCTTGCGCCGGGCGGCGTCGCCTATCTGGGCGGGAGTTTCGGGACACGGGCCCTGCAGGGGGAGATCTTTCAGAAAATGCGGGAGATAAACCCTGACTGGGACCGGGATGTTGCCAGGCGGAGCGGCCGTGCCGCCCCTGCCTCCCTTCTTCCCGACCTTTCCCGTGCCGGGCTTCATTCAGCCCGGATAAAAGAGGATGAGGCCGGGTTCTGGGTCGAGATCAGGAAACCCTGATCAGGCCCGCTCGGTGAAGATGATCGATCCCGATATTCTGGTGATCTTGACCTTGACAGTCTGACCCGGGCGGGCGTTCGAGACATACATGATGTATTTCCCGATCCGTGCCACGCCGTCGCCGCGCCTGGAGATGGACTCGATCCTGACGTCCACGATCGCGCCCTCCTCGAGACGGCTGCCCGGTTCCTCTGTCCGTGCCTTGCGCTTCCTCACCGGCCGGTGGCCGCCGCAGGCGTCGCACCTCAGGATGAGGATGCGGTCGTCCTTGACAAGTCTCGTGTCAGGCCGCCCGCACTCTGAACAGATCACATAGTCTTCGACATAGTTCTTGATCGCCGAGGAGATCACCGACTCCTCGAATTTCCCGTTGAAGACCGCGCGGCCGCCCTCGATCTTTCCTGCCGTACCAAGCTCGCCGACGAGATATTTCATCAGGTGGTCGGGCTCTCGCCTGATATATCCGGCGATGTCCCCGAAGTTCTCGATGACGGTGGTCTTGCCCTCCATGTAGACCTTCGCCTCGGGAATATGAAACCGCTCGGCGCTCGGGCCGATTTCGGTGATATTGGCGTAGGCTTTCTTCAGCAACTCTTCATAGGGATCTGCCATGGTGTTATACTATTGCCGGGATCGGTTAAAAGGGATAGCACCCCTGAGATGGATATATAGGCCCCGAAACCCACCTGTGAGTACATGCTGTCTGCCGATGACCTTGCGTTTATCACCGGAAAACTGGGCAGGGGCCTCACCGATGTGGAGGCCGCCTGTTTCGAGAACCTCTGGAGCGAGCACTGCTCCTATCGCTCCACCAAGGGGCTGTTAAAGACCCTCCCGACAGAGGGAAAAAACGTCATCCTCGGCCCGGGCGACGACGCCGCCATCGTCCGCTTCTCCGACACCTGCGCCCTTGCCGTCGGGATGGAGAGCCACAATCACCCGAGTTATGTGGACCCCTACGACGGCGCCGCCACCGGCGTCGGCGGGATCGTGCGTGACATCATCTCCATGGGCGCCAGGCCCATCGCCCTGATGGACCCCCTGTACTTCGGCGCCCTCTCCGAGGAGAAGACGCGGTACCTCTTCGAGCACATCATCGCCGGTATCGGCGACTACGGGAACTGCATCGGCGTGCCCGTGGTGCGGGGAGAGGCCGTCTTCGACCCCTCGTACCAGGGCAACCCCCTCGTGAACGTCGTCTGCGTCGGCGTCGTCCCGCCCGACCGGTTCACCACCGCCCGGGTGAAGGCGCCCGGCAATCGGCTTGTCCTCTTCGGTTCGTCGACCGGGCGCGACGGGCTTGGCGGAGCATCCTTCGCGTCTCGCGACCTCTCCGAGGGTTCGGAGGCCGAGGACAGGCCGAGCGTTCAGGTCGGCGACCCCTTCACCGAGAAACTCCTCATCGAAGCGACCTGCGAGATGGCGGAGACCGGGAAAGTCCTTTCCTGCCGCGACCTCGGCGCCGCCGGTCTTGCCGGGGCCTCGTCCGAGATGGCGAGTTCCTTTGGCGCCCGCCTCCATGCCGACCGCGTCCACCTGCGTGAGACCGGGATGAACCCGGTCGAGATCATGCTCGCCGAGTCGCAGGAGAGGATGCTCGTCGAGGTTGCCCCTGGCGACGTCGCCCTCATGGGTGCGATCGCCGAGAAGTACGACCTCTCCTGGAGCGAGATCGGCGAGGTGATCGCGGAGCCCCGGTACATCGTCGAGTTCGAAGGACAGGTCGTCTGCGACCTCCCGGTCGACCTCCTTGTCGGCGGGACGCCGGGCTGTGCCCTCCCGAAGGCGCCGAAGGCCGCGGGCACCCCGTACGCCGCCCCTGCAGGCGACCTTAAGGACCTCGCCCTTGCGGTGCTCGCCCACCCTGACATCGCCTCGAAGGCATGGATCTCCGGGCAGTACGACCACGACGTGCAGGTGCGCTCGGTCTCCCTCTCCCATGACGCTGCGGTGATCCGTCTGGAAGACGCCGCCCTCGCTCTCTCCTGCGGCTGCAACCCCCGTCAGATCGCCCTCTCCCCGTACGCCGGTGCGGCAAATGCCGTCTATGAGAATGCGGCGAACCTTGCCTGCGTCGGCGCCGAACCCCTCTGTATCGTCAACTGCCTCAACTTCGCAAGCCCCCTCCACCCGGAGGTCTTCTGGGAGATGGAGCAGGCAG contains:
- a CDS encoding translation initiation factor IF-2 subunit beta codes for the protein MADPYEELLKKAYANITEIGPSAERFHIPEAKVYMEGKTTVIENFGDIAGYIRREPDHLMKYLVGELGTAGKIEGGRAVFNGKFEESVISSAIKNYVEDYVICSECGRPDTRLVKDDRILILRCDACGGHRPVRKRKARTEEPGSRLEEGAIVDVRIESISRRGDGVARIGKYIMYVSNARPGQTVKVKITRISGSIIFTERA
- a CDS encoding DNA-directed RNA polymerase subunit L: MDVKILEREEDKVRMVLKGEGHTFMNPLVEEILTDLSVDVARYEIKYQFSDPELLVTTRGGKDPITVILEACARTNAQCDELLAQIRAQKTA
- the purL gene encoding phosphoribosylformylglycinamidine synthase subunit PurL, translating into MLSADDLAFITGKLGRGLTDVEAACFENLWSEHCSYRSTKGLLKTLPTEGKNVILGPGDDAAIVRFSDTCALAVGMESHNHPSYVDPYDGAATGVGGIVRDIISMGARPIALMDPLYFGALSEEKTRYLFEHIIAGIGDYGNCIGVPVVRGEAVFDPSYQGNPLVNVVCVGVVPPDRFTTARVKAPGNRLVLFGSSTGRDGLGGASFASRDLSEGSEAEDRPSVQVGDPFTEKLLIEATCEMAETGKVLSCRDLGAAGLAGASSEMASSFGARLHADRVHLRETGMNPVEIMLAESQERMLVEVAPGDVALMGAIAEKYDLSWSEIGEVIAEPRYIVEFEGQVVCDLPVDLLVGGTPGCALPKAPKAAGTPYAAPAGDLKDLALAVLAHPDIASKAWISGQYDHDVQVRSVSLSHDAAVIRLEDAALALSCGCNPRQIALSPYAGAANAVYENAANLACVGAEPLCIVNCLNFASPLHPEVFWEMEQAVLGLGDMARKMDTPVVGGNVSLYNESDEYGTEIKPTPSIGMVGKGPIRRWMRPSAGDRIALVGETGPHSGGSILDAVTGCGGEAPAMADPALVPKVRDLVAADAITGATDLSKGGFLAALAKLCPDAEVTLAGDPMTALFSETYGRFLVTFRDESALAGLPYQVIGTVGGEGLRFSAGAKSFTLSPEEIGFALSSITRQMQY
- a CDS encoding class I SAM-dependent methyltransferase, with the protein product MKRDAAGFDRIATRIFSPLYPVIAERLLIWSGKREGLCVDLGTGPGLLAVALARASEMDVLAFDLSAGMLGFAGEHIRDAGLEGRVFPLLGDVHALPFRDGAVDLFVSRGSIFFWEDRVRAFAEVHRTLAPGGVAYLGGSFGTRALQGEIFQKMREINPDWDRDVARRSGRAAPASLLPDLSRAGLHSARIKEDEAGFWVEIRKP